One stretch of Candidatus Thermokryptus mobilis DNA includes these proteins:
- a CDS encoding DUF2194 domain-containing protein has protein sequence MNFTKRLTMRKGHFKILFLIPFLVFSNCSGKRNEINLTIQKSEKLLLIYDSSDLYALECVENARMSFKYAKLLYDEIDLKNYKGGELSKLGNYFAIVLATEFIKKLTKSDCEHLKSFVSSGGGLAVIYRGYNENLADIFGVRIRDQNQPFLKRGRSGLHFKSDFIPGLKGTAIPDSILRDISMFDFVHVGDKNIIAATSSGIPVAWNLRYGMGKVTYWNSSILSNRSFRGFITQTIASVSSKFVQPIANFSVIFIDDFPTSVPNAVKKIIWDEFKMNLAEFHFLVFYPDMLKLSNEFGLKYTAGLVFNYGASITPPFHLNEWRMGKANVLSKEIEVSKTIAKQFKINHELGFHGYNHTSLLVDDWGDIENMKRAIEYAMKKWKEEGLGNPPVTYIPPMNLIDSVGIQALVQSAPSIKVIAGLYAGFFELGQRREFGPEPWNGKFYCIPRVSAGFMIDDYTKAIILSAIAMLGVWTHFVHPDDVIYTPEEVENPELIRNWFSLPWRGTKEEGLYFKFRNWVKTLKANYPYLRFMKCEDAYEEMKRFDDLKIEYEFSNDEIKIKVNQKDAFIIVQFDAIYKGVDVLNANIIHYGQTSTTNYVVLKTESEPIILKLKTKVTALG, from the coding sequence TTGAATTTTACGAAACGCTTGACGATGCGGAAAGGTCATTTTAAAATACTCTTTCTCATCCCATTTTTAGTTTTTTCAAATTGTAGCGGGAAAAGAAACGAAATCAACTTGACGATACAAAAAAGCGAAAAGCTACTTCTTATATATGACTCTTCTGATCTTTATGCTCTTGAATGTGTTGAAAACGCAAGGATGTCTTTTAAATACGCAAAACTTTTATATGACGAGATAGACCTAAAAAACTACAAAGGTGGCGAACTTTCAAAACTCGGAAATTACTTTGCGATAGTCCTTGCGACCGAATTCATAAAAAAACTTACAAAATCAGATTGCGAACATTTAAAGTCGTTTGTTTCGTCAGGGGGAGGTCTTGCAGTTATTTACCGCGGATACAATGAAAATTTAGCCGACATCTTTGGAGTTAGGATTAGAGATCAAAACCAGCCATTTTTAAAACGTGGTCGTTCGGGTCTTCACTTTAAAAGTGATTTCATCCCTGGTTTAAAAGGGACGGCAATTCCTGATTCAATACTTCGCGATATTTCAATGTTTGATTTCGTTCATGTGGGCGACAAAAATATAATTGCAGCTACATCTTCTGGAATACCCGTGGCTTGGAATTTAAGATATGGCATGGGAAAAGTCACCTATTGGAACTCTTCTATTCTTTCAAATAGGTCTTTCCGTGGTTTCATAACGCAAACGATCGCTTCCGTCTCATCAAAATTTGTTCAACCGATAGCGAATTTTTCTGTCATTTTTATTGACGATTTCCCAACCTCTGTTCCCAATGCGGTAAAAAAGATTATATGGGACGAATTCAAAATGAACTTGGCGGAGTTTCATTTTTTAGTTTTTTATCCCGATATGCTCAAATTGTCAAACGAGTTCGGATTAAAATACACTGCAGGTCTTGTTTTCAACTACGGGGCGAGTATAACGCCACCCTTTCACTTGAATGAGTGGAGGATGGGAAAAGCAAATGTTCTCAGCAAGGAAATTGAAGTTTCAAAAACGATAGCAAAGCAGTTCAAAATCAACCATGAGCTTGGATTCCACGGCTACAATCATACATCTCTTTTAGTTGATGATTGGGGGGACATTGAGAATATGAAAAGAGCTATAGAGTATGCTATGAAAAAGTGGAAAGAGGAAGGGCTTGGAAATCCACCTGTAACATACATACCGCCGATGAATTTAATTGATTCTGTTGGAATTCAAGCGCTTGTGCAGTCGGCTCCATCTATCAAAGTAATCGCTGGACTATACGCTGGCTTTTTTGAACTCGGTCAAAGAAGAGAATTTGGTCCAGAACCTTGGAATGGGAAATTTTATTGTATACCGAGGGTTTCAGCTGGATTTATGATTGATGATTATACGAAGGCGATAATTTTAAGTGCTATTGCGATGTTAGGCGTTTGGACACACTTTGTTCACCCGGATGATGTAATCTACACACCTGAAGAAGTTGAAAATCCTGAGCTTATAAGAAATTGGTTCAGTTTGCCATGGCGTGGGACAAAAGAAGAAGGGCTTTATTTCAAGTTTAGGAACTGGGTCAAAACTTTAAAGGCAAATTATCCTTACCTGAGGTTTATGAAGTGTGAAGATGCTTATGAAGAGATGAAAAGGTTTGACGACTTAAAAATTGAATATGAATTCTCAAACGATGAGATAAAAATCAAGGTAAATCAAAAAGATGCCTTCATCATCGTTCAGTTTGACGCAATTTATAAAGGCGTTGATGTGTTAAACGCAAACATAATTCATTATGGGCAAACATCAACTACTAACTATGTGGTACTTAAAACCGAAAGCGAGCCCATCATTTTAAAATTAAAAACAAAAGTGACAGCTCTGGGATGA
- a CDS encoding PP2C family protein-serine/threonine phosphatase, whose translation MIERLIKIYTEKFSKFSRARFAVFDRNGRLIAKTGEFEDFENGIKVDLMSSYGEMFLYVKPSENAEMEIELLKFLYTELLNYEGYIEQLVKELANRQEELSIVYDIIARASLVFDEAEIAKIVMGKINSMLSPKACIIGIFEGDTLNQKYASGVINGDMKFEAEKLIDRAIKQRNFIILSRKMAVPMLSGEKPIGGIFVYSDKTEFDTTDAKLLLTLGNYAGIILYRNQLIEEIKRAEVVRHEIELAKRIQENLLPKFIPRFEGLDIFALIKPSSVIGGDYYDFITDKGRRIFLIADVSGHGISSALLLSSLRSIVKLMYEFSKSTGDFLSLINDVIYKDTSEIGMYSTIFVGEYNSTEGTVTYSNAGHVPPLFFRRRNNEIFELEVHGAPVGLFEGENYEVNQILLSTGDMILAFTDGLTELRNEKGEFFGIENLKKLIFDTRDKSASEICNIIYESALKFKGNAEQKDDITLLVIKKV comes from the coding sequence ATGATTGAACGTCTTATAAAAATATACACCGAGAAATTCTCAAAGTTTTCACGAGCCAGGTTTGCTGTATTTGATAGGAACGGAAGGTTAATAGCGAAGACAGGTGAGTTTGAGGATTTTGAGAATGGGATAAAGGTTGATCTTATGTCAAGTTATGGTGAGATGTTTCTCTATGTCAAGCCATCGGAAAACGCAGAAATGGAGATTGAGCTTTTGAAATTTTTATACACTGAGCTTTTAAACTACGAGGGTTATATAGAGCAACTCGTCAAGGAGCTTGCAAACAGACAAGAGGAGCTCAGCATCGTTTATGATATTATAGCAAGGGCAAGTTTGGTATTTGATGAGGCTGAGATAGCGAAAATAGTTATGGGTAAAATCAACTCAATGCTATCACCAAAGGCATGCATAATTGGAATTTTTGAGGGGGATACTTTAAATCAAAAGTATGCAAGCGGTGTGATTAACGGGGATATGAAGTTTGAAGCTGAAAAATTGATTGATAGAGCAATTAAGCAGAGAAATTTTATAATTTTGTCCAGGAAAATGGCTGTCCCGATGCTTTCCGGGGAAAAACCTATAGGTGGAATTTTTGTCTATAGCGATAAAACTGAATTTGACACAACGGATGCAAAACTACTTTTAACGCTTGGGAACTATGCTGGTATTATACTTTATAGGAACCAACTTATTGAGGAGATAAAGAGGGCTGAAGTTGTAAGACACGAGATTGAGCTCGCAAAAAGGATTCAAGAAAATTTGCTCCCCAAGTTCATACCAAGATTTGAAGGTCTTGATATATTTGCACTTATAAAGCCAAGCTCAGTTATAGGCGGTGATTATTACGATTTCATAACGGATAAAGGGAGAAGGATTTTCTTAATAGCTGATGTGTCAGGGCACGGTATAAGCTCGGCTCTTTTACTATCAAGCTTGAGGAGCATTGTGAAATTAATGTATGAGTTTTCAAAGTCCACAGGTGACTTTCTTTCTCTTATAAACGATGTCATTTATAAAGACACCTCTGAAATAGGGATGTATTCAACGATTTTCGTGGGCGAATATAATTCAACTGAGGGAACGGTTACCTATTCAAATGCTGGTCATGTTCCACCTTTATTTTTCAGACGAAGAAATAATGAAATTTTTGAGCTTGAGGTTCATGGAGCACCTGTGGGCTTGTTTGAAGGGGAAAATTATGAAGTCAATCAAATCTTACTTTCAACTGGGGATATGATACTTGCCTTTACAGATGGTTTGACGGAACTGAGAAATGAAAAAGGCGAATTTTTTGGGATTGAAAACCTAAAGAAATTAATCTTTGATACAAGAGATAAATCCGCCTCAGAGATTTGCAATATAATTTATGAAAGCGCTCTGAAGTTCAAGGGAAACGCTGAACAAAAGGATGATATAACATTGCTCGTCATAAAAAAGGTTTAA
- a CDS encoding response regulator, translating into MAYKILVVDDDITVQRLLEFILRKLDVEILIAGDGETAIEMIRKEKPGLVFLDVMMPGKNGIEVCREVKQDPELKDIYIVMLTAMGEESEVRAMLDSGANEYVPKPFSPSGIIEIVKKVISQK; encoded by the coding sequence ATGGCATATAAAATTCTTGTAGTTGATGATGACATAACGGTTCAGCGATTGCTTGAGTTTATCCTGCGTAAACTTGATGTTGAAATTTTAATAGCAGGTGATGGTGAAACCGCAATTGAGATGATAAGAAAGGAGAAACCCGGACTTGTATTTCTTGATGTTATGATGCCTGGTAAAAACGGGATTGAGGTATGTCGCGAGGTAAAACAGGACCCAGAGCTCAAGGACATATATATTGTCATGTTAACCGCTATGGGAGAGGAATCAGAAGTAAGGGCTATGCTTGATTCAGGAGCTAATGAATATGTCCCGAAACCGTTCAGCCCGTCGGGGATAATTGAGATAGTTAAAAAAGTAATTTCGCAAAAGTGA
- a CDS encoding anti-sigma factor antagonist (This anti-anti-sigma factor, or anti-sigma factor antagonist, belongs to a family that includes characterized members SpoIIAA, RsbV, RsfA, and RsfB.), translated as MLSKILGKEERKLVDVWREFGKFMFFERSSAEGFEFIFDVLEGVFKAPAYYIYSVSVSGEGLILESMRLRSERIDKLDEEVSESIKEPELKMVLRDEYKNFGYALIWAGEFINIPLYLSGKYIGNAFCGPYERESFDKEIILWMKNFSEACAIALRQIKLGEEMRSKIHLLESRANVSKKMLGSTLEMNKFLNLLLELAITATGSDAGFIAMWDDKVKRMKLKASKNLSDDFINNLDLNPDTGLFEWVGEEMIVRDFDFLLKFKVNSIIAVPLAEEKKLLGIFSLINFKKLKQFDEFALKILSSFVEQIKIVVQNFDLFNQFSERYLKTLMALAEAYDMRSEFTAGHSNRVTNLAIEIGKKLGLEMEKIRELKISALLHDVGMCGVVDIGEGYQADFNHPIIGASMLEILPISPDIIEGVRTHQEWYDGWGFPQGLKGEEIPLFGRILGLCEFFVEMSSNSKLRKALSYSQLEAEIRQRSGSQFDPKIVSAFFSVMNEKRQNAGTDWIEECWKFKGEPKDVCSRCPVYESKLKKCWQSPENMCRFHGDYTCDECFIFLEWIERVKTKKLESKMEYNVTEKNNYAIVKLKGELDVGSSIQVRELFKGLIEKGKVNIIIDFSDVTFIDSSGLGIIVVAYRNAKEKGGTIKFANVNQRIRKLFEITRTEKHFEFYETLDDAERSF; from the coding sequence ATGTTAAGCAAAATCCTTGGGAAAGAGGAAAGGAAGCTTGTTGATGTGTGGAGAGAATTTGGGAAATTTATGTTTTTTGAAAGGTCATCAGCTGAAGGCTTTGAATTTATATTTGATGTGCTTGAGGGTGTCTTTAAAGCGCCAGCTTACTATATTTACTCCGTCTCCGTTTCCGGTGAAGGTTTAATACTTGAAAGCATGCGCTTAAGAAGCGAAAGGATAGATAAACTTGATGAAGAAGTAAGTGAGTCAATAAAAGAGCCAGAGTTAAAGATGGTTTTGAGAGATGAATATAAAAACTTCGGTTACGCTTTGATTTGGGCTGGGGAATTCATAAACATCCCGCTTTATCTTTCTGGCAAATATATCGGAAATGCTTTCTGCGGTCCATATGAACGCGAATCCTTTGACAAGGAAATAATCCTCTGGATGAAAAATTTCTCAGAAGCTTGTGCCATCGCTTTAAGGCAGATAAAGCTTGGGGAGGAAATGCGCTCAAAAATTCACCTTCTTGAGTCACGGGCAAATGTCAGCAAAAAGATGCTTGGCTCAACTCTTGAAATGAATAAATTCTTAAACCTCCTCCTTGAACTTGCCATCACTGCTACAGGAAGCGATGCTGGCTTTATAGCAATGTGGGATGACAAAGTCAAGAGAATGAAATTGAAAGCGAGCAAAAACTTATCCGATGATTTTATAAATAACCTTGACCTAAATCCCGACACCGGGCTCTTTGAATGGGTTGGAGAGGAGATGATAGTTCGCGATTTTGATTTTTTGTTGAAGTTTAAGGTGAATTCAATAATTGCGGTCCCACTTGCCGAGGAGAAGAAATTGCTGGGGATATTTTCACTGATAAATTTCAAGAAATTAAAACAATTTGATGAATTCGCTCTGAAAATACTCTCCTCTTTCGTTGAACAGATAAAAATTGTCGTGCAGAACTTTGACCTGTTCAACCAATTCAGCGAAAGATACTTGAAAACATTGATGGCTTTAGCTGAAGCGTATGATATGAGAAGTGAATTCACAGCTGGACACTCAAACAGGGTTACGAACCTTGCGATTGAGATAGGGAAAAAACTTGGACTTGAAATGGAAAAAATTAGAGAGCTTAAAATTTCGGCGCTTCTTCACGATGTCGGTATGTGCGGTGTCGTTGACATTGGCGAGGGCTATCAAGCTGATTTCAATCATCCGATAATTGGAGCGAGCATGCTTGAAATTCTACCCATAAGCCCAGATATAATTGAAGGTGTTAGAACGCATCAGGAGTGGTATGACGGGTGGGGTTTCCCTCAAGGTTTAAAAGGTGAAGAAATACCGTTGTTTGGCAGAATCCTCGGACTTTGCGAATTTTTCGTTGAGATGTCATCAAATTCAAAGTTAAGAAAAGCCCTCAGCTATTCACAACTTGAAGCAGAGATAAGGCAAAGGTCGGGCTCTCAATTTGACCCTAAAATCGTCTCCGCCTTCTTCTCAGTTATGAACGAAAAAAGGCAAAATGCGGGGACAGATTGGATTGAAGAGTGTTGGAAATTCAAAGGTGAACCGAAAGATGTATGTTCAAGATGTCCTGTCTATGAAAGCAAATTGAAAAAGTGCTGGCAATCGCCCGAAAATATGTGTAGGTTTCACGGCGATTACACTTGCGACGAATGCTTCATTTTCCTTGAATGGATTGAAAGAGTAAAAACAAAAAAATTGGAAAGTAAAATGGAATACAATGTCACGGAAAAAAACAACTACGCAATAGTTAAACTTAAAGGGGAACTTGATGTCGGCAGTTCAATTCAAGTAAGAGAACTATTCAAGGGCTTGATTGAAAAGGGAAAGGTAAATATAATCATTGATTTTTCCGATGTGACTTTCATTGACAGTTCTGGGCTTGGAATTATAGTTGTCGCCTATAGAAACGCAAAAGAAAAGGGCGGAACCATAAAATTTGCAAATGTCAATCAAAGGATAAGAAAACTTTTTGAGATAACGAGAACGGAGAAACATTTTGAATTTTACGAAACGCTTGACGATGCGGAAAGGTCATTTTAA
- a CDS encoding response regulator, whose amino-acid sequence MGGEHLSSISSSILEALNDVVFAVDSNYNFIYITPSCYSITGYTAEEFLNGFVRAKNLVHPEDYWRLLRANYQAFKTGELPRVTEFRIVRKDGQVKWISIYWSVVRDENGNVKYIQGVMHDVTERKIAEEKLQKTLSEIKILHSFSSELSSAMTIDEVVKSIYDHIVKVIPVESFFIDIYDEEMEQLKGLAHVYLIHGRRVMISYPNYRFSIKSHELWKELIYEKKTKCVRYSGKDIPSPYNLFIDESETGGFILSTPMFSRGKVLGVMTLQISGDFEIDEEIPFIEQIANQSAVAIERVRYFIELQESEKSLRQAYEELKRVHQQLLLTEKMRTLGQLAGGIVHTLSNFLSAILGRAQLLKTKLTDESLLKEIELIEKAGQDASRVISRLREFSKPRTHPNLIPLDLANIIEDALEITKSKWKDEAELKGVKYEIVKDFPEDRLMGITNASELREAIVNIILNAIEAMPNGGKLTVGIYNINNEKVAIYISDTGIGMDSETMTRIFEPFFTTKGSSGTGLGLSIAYEIIKSHNGEILVESELGKGSKFIIVLPASREKTSKGIAGRKEMENIQKLNVLIVEDDESVLYLLRDIFTGLGCKIAEAGDGKKALEYVKVHEFDLVVTDLALPDFSGWVIAKEVKDKNANTPVIMLTGWGIDITVNDAKKRGVDYLITKPFELDELLLIVNNAIQSINKK is encoded by the coding sequence ATGGGCGGTGAACATCTCTCATCAATTAGTAGCTCAATCCTTGAAGCCCTTAACGATGTCGTCTTCGCTGTTGACTCAAATTATAACTTCATTTATATAACACCATCTTGCTACTCTATAACCGGATACACAGCCGAGGAATTTCTAAATGGTTTTGTAAGGGCTAAAAATCTCGTCCATCCGGAAGATTATTGGCGACTTCTTAGGGCGAATTACCAAGCGTTCAAAACAGGCGAGCTTCCGAGGGTCACAGAGTTCAGGATCGTAAGAAAGGATGGACAAGTGAAATGGATCAGCATTTATTGGTCGGTTGTTAGAGACGAAAACGGAAATGTTAAGTATATCCAAGGTGTCATGCACGATGTAACGGAGAGAAAAATAGCAGAGGAAAAGTTACAAAAAACTTTAAGTGAGATTAAAATCCTTCACAGTTTTAGCTCCGAACTTTCATCTGCCATGACGATTGATGAAGTTGTTAAATCAATATACGATCACATAGTTAAAGTTATACCCGTTGAAAGTTTTTTCATTGATATCTACGACGAAGAGATGGAGCAGTTAAAAGGGCTTGCCCATGTTTACTTAATCCACGGAAGAAGAGTTATGATTTCCTATCCGAATTATCGTTTCAGCATAAAGTCGCATGAGTTGTGGAAGGAGTTAATTTACGAGAAGAAAACCAAGTGTGTGAGATATTCAGGGAAGGATATTCCATCGCCATATAACCTTTTCATTGATGAGAGTGAAACTGGTGGTTTTATATTAAGCACGCCGATGTTTTCAAGGGGTAAAGTACTTGGGGTTATGACATTACAGATAAGTGGTGATTTTGAAATTGATGAGGAGATTCCGTTCATTGAGCAAATAGCAAATCAATCAGCGGTGGCGATTGAAAGGGTCAGATACTTTATTGAACTTCAAGAGTCCGAGAAATCGCTCCGTCAGGCGTATGAGGAATTAAAAAGAGTTCATCAGCAGCTCCTTTTGACCGAAAAGATGAGGACGCTTGGTCAGCTTGCTGGTGGTATAGTTCATACATTAAGCAATTTTTTGAGCGCTATCCTCGGCAGAGCGCAACTTCTTAAAACCAAATTAACAGATGAATCGCTTTTAAAAGAAATTGAATTAATTGAAAAAGCAGGGCAAGACGCAAGCAGGGTCATCTCTCGTTTAAGGGAATTTTCAAAACCAAGGACACATCCAAACCTTATCCCCCTTGACCTTGCAAATATAATTGAGGATGCACTTGAAATTACAAAATCAAAATGGAAAGACGAAGCGGAATTGAAGGGCGTCAAATACGAGATAGTCAAGGATTTTCCCGAAGATAGATTAATGGGAATTACAAACGCATCTGAGCTTAGGGAAGCGATTGTGAATATAATTTTAAACGCAATTGAAGCGATGCCAAATGGTGGAAAGTTGACCGTTGGAATTTACAACATAAATAATGAGAAAGTTGCAATTTATATATCCGACACGGGAATTGGCATGGATTCGGAGACAATGACAAGGATTTTTGAGCCGTTCTTCACGACCAAAGGTTCATCTGGCACAGGGCTTGGGCTTTCAATAGCTTATGAGATCATCAAAAGCCATAACGGAGAAATCCTCGTTGAGAGTGAACTTGGAAAGGGCTCAAAATTTATAATTGTCCTCCCAGCAAGTAGAGAAAAAACTTCCAAAGGGATAGCAGGAAGAAAAGAAATGGAAAACATTCAAAAATTAAATGTTTTGATCGTTGAGGATGATGAATCAGTTCTTTATCTTTTGAGGGATATTTTCACAGGGCTTGGTTGTAAAATTGCAGAAGCTGGAGATGGTAAAAAAGCACTTGAATATGTCAAAGTCCATGAATTTGACCTCGTCGTCACAGACCTCGCACTTCCCGACTTCAGCGGTTGGGTGATAGCGAAAGAAGTAAAAGATAAAAACGCTAATACCCCAGTTATAATGTTAACTGGATGGGGAATTGATATAACGGTGAATGACGCTAAAAAAAGAGGTGTTGATTATTTGATAACCAAACCCTTTGAACTTGATGAACTTCTGCTTATCGTCAACAACGCCATTCAATCAATAAACAAAAAGTGA
- the pelF gene encoding GT4 family glycosyltransferase PelF has translation MGKRPAVLFETEGTYPFVGGGVSTWADILVNNLPEFDFYIYAITGLPYVEFKYKLPKNVKLVRQIPLWGSEEPFEDIFFEVPFSSIYMRKTKVNERAVLRKFIPIFIEFLSSLMDPFSNPEDTAGYIWLMHRYFSEYDYKETFRSFTLWQEFKRFVILKYIEDNQFLHEDEMPSVYDLTLAMRWLYHYLMPLYVDVPEVDLSHATAAGFCGIPSVVAKMRDGTPLIVTDHGVFARERYIGIGSEKSLSFFAKKFLINLSILVSKMLYKLADKVLPVCRFNTVWERIFGVEEEKIKVIYNGVDPEVFKPKPKPQKNQGIPTVVAAARIMPLKDIETMIKSCAIVREEIPNVKFIVYGSLDVDPLYTRKCQLLIKQLKLEDNFILAGHHPNPSEIYNEGDISVLSSISEGFPYTVIESMACARPVVATDVGGVREALEGFGIIVRPRDPKALAEGIIKLLTDHELRETLGRRAREEVLAKYRINSTIEEYKKSYFEAIQKLKVDEREELSVKY, from the coding sequence ATGGGCAAAAGACCGGCGGTTTTATTTGAAACAGAGGGGACATATCCATTCGTTGGGGGTGGAGTTAGCACCTGGGCTGATATACTTGTGAATAATCTTCCAGAGTTTGATTTCTACATTTACGCTATCACTGGATTGCCGTATGTTGAATTCAAATATAAATTGCCGAAAAATGTAAAACTTGTCAGACAAATACCGCTTTGGGGTTCGGAGGAACCGTTTGAGGACATCTTCTTTGAGGTTCCGTTTTCAAGCATTTATATGAGAAAAACCAAGGTAAATGAAAGAGCAGTTTTGAGAAAGTTCATCCCAATTTTCATTGAATTTTTGTCCTCATTGATGGACCCATTTTCAAACCCTGAGGATACAGCCGGGTATATATGGCTTATGCATAGATATTTCAGCGAGTATGATTACAAAGAGACCTTTAGAAGTTTTACACTTTGGCAAGAATTCAAACGCTTCGTGATTTTGAAATATATTGAGGATAATCAATTTCTTCACGAGGATGAGATGCCATCAGTATATGATTTAACGCTTGCCATGCGTTGGCTCTATCATTATTTGATGCCACTTTATGTTGATGTCCCTGAAGTAGATTTAAGCCATGCAACAGCTGCGGGGTTTTGCGGGATTCCAAGCGTAGTTGCAAAGATGCGCGATGGCACACCGTTGATAGTCACGGATCACGGCGTCTTCGCAAGAGAAAGATACATAGGGATCGGCAGTGAAAAAAGTTTGAGTTTCTTTGCGAAAAAATTTCTCATAAACCTTTCAATACTTGTCAGCAAAATGCTTTACAAACTTGCGGATAAAGTTTTGCCGGTGTGTAGATTCAACACGGTTTGGGAAAGAATCTTCGGCGTTGAAGAGGAAAAGATAAAAGTGATATACAATGGGGTTGATCCGGAGGTCTTTAAGCCGAAGCCAAAACCCCAGAAAAATCAAGGGATACCAACGGTCGTAGCAGCTGCACGGATAATGCCACTTAAAGACATTGAAACGATGATAAAATCGTGTGCAATCGTAAGGGAGGAAATCCCAAATGTTAAGTTTATCGTCTACGGCTCGCTTGATGTTGATCCACTTTATACAAGGAAATGTCAGCTTTTGATAAAACAATTAAAGCTTGAAGATAACTTCATACTTGCGGGACATCATCCAAATCCGAGCGAAATTTACAACGAAGGGGATATTTCAGTTTTATCAAGTATTTCAGAAGGTTTCCCATATACAGTCATTGAGTCAATGGCATGCGCAAGACCTGTAGTTGCGACAGATGTTGGGGGTGTTAGAGAAGCCCTTGAAGGATTTGGAATAATTGTGAGACCCAGGGACCCAAAAGCCCTTGCTGAAGGGATAATAAAACTTCTAACTGACCACGAACTTCGCGAAACCCTCGGAAGAAGAGCAAGGGAGGAGGTCCTCGCAAAATACAGGATAAATTCAACGATTGAGGAATACAAAAAATCCTATTTTGAGGCAATCCAAAAATTAAAAGTAGATGAAAGGGAAGAACTTTCCGTCAAATACTGA
- the glmM gene encoding phosphoglucosamine mutase produces MSLIVSVSGVRGVIGDTLTPYEIIRFTGAFAKFCSGGKIMVGRDTRIHSEMISKIVVGTLLFMGCEVVDLGICPTPTIQLAVEHSDSDGGVMITASHNPSEWNGLKFLSSEGIFLTPEQHKKFIEIAKSGNFNFAKWNKIGKLINDETFIEQHIERILKIDFIDLEKIRSRNFKVVVDCINGAGSKIVPMLLEKFGCEVIKLNCDGNGIFTHEPEPLPENLTELCETVRKTGADLGIAVDPDADRVVFVTEKGEPFGEEYTVVQAVKIALEKKKSLPEKNIVVNLSTTKAVDEIAKKYGANVYRSPVGEINVVMKMKGTKAIIGGEGSGGVILPDVHYGRDSLVGIALILQNLVEFGGKISEFKESLPKFEMVKEKINIAGVNPDEILKKAIELFKKSEINTEDGVRIDFEDAWIHIRKSNTEPILRIISEARTKQDAENLVKKLKMELHL; encoded by the coding sequence ATGAGCTTAATTGTGAGTGTTTCTGGGGTTAGAGGAGTTATTGGGGATACTTTAACGCCATATGAGATTATTCGTTTCACGGGCGCATTTGCAAAATTTTGCTCCGGGGGAAAGATAATGGTCGGTAGAGACACGAGGATTCACAGCGAGATGATCTCAAAAATTGTCGTTGGAACATTGCTTTTTATGGGTTGTGAAGTTGTTGACCTAGGTATTTGTCCAACTCCAACCATTCAACTTGCCGTTGAACATTCCGACTCGGATGGCGGTGTGATGATAACCGCAAGTCACAACCCAAGCGAATGGAACGGTTTAAAATTTTTATCTTCAGAGGGCATCTTTTTAACGCCAGAGCAACATAAAAAATTCATTGAGATAGCAAAAAGTGGCAATTTTAATTTTGCGAAATGGAACAAAATTGGAAAACTCATCAACGATGAAACATTTATTGAACAGCACATTGAGAGAATTTTAAAAATTGATTTCATTGACCTTGAGAAAATCAGGTCACGAAATTTCAAGGTTGTCGTTGATTGCATAAATGGTGCTGGCTCAAAAATTGTACCGATGCTTCTTGAAAAGTTCGGTTGCGAGGTCATAAAATTAAACTGCGATGGGAATGGGATTTTCACCCATGAACCCGAACCACTGCCAGAAAATTTAACTGAACTTTGTGAAACCGTGAGGAAAACGGGTGCAGACCTTGGCATCGCTGTTGACCCGGACGCTGACCGTGTTGTTTTTGTTACTGAAAAGGGAGAACCCTTTGGTGAAGAATATACGGTAGTTCAAGCGGTAAAAATCGCTCTTGAAAAGAAGAAAAGTTTACCAGAAAAAAATATCGTTGTAAATCTATCAACTACAAAAGCGGTTGATGAAATAGCGAAAAAATACGGGGCAAATGTTTACAGAAGCCCCGTTGGAGAGATAAATGTCGTGATGAAAATGAAGGGGACGAAAGCGATAATTGGTGGTGAAGGGAGTGGTGGGGTAATCCTGCCAGATGTTCACTATGGAAGGGATTCTCTCGTTGGAATCGCACTAATTTTGCAAAACCTTGTTGAATTTGGTGGGAAAATCTCGGAGTTCAAGGAATCGCTACCGAAGTTTGAAATGGTGAAAGAGAAAATTAACATCGCTGGTGTCAACCCAGATGAAATTTTGAAGAAGGCAATTGAGCTGTTCAAGAAATCGGAGATCAACACGGAGGATGGCGTGAGAATTGATTTTGAAGACGCCTGGATTCACATCAGGAAATCAAACACCGAGCCGATTTTGAGAATTATATCCGAGGCGAGAACAAAACAGGATGCGGAAAATCTCGTTAAGAAATTAAAAATGGAGTTACATTTGTGA